One genomic segment of Profundibacter amoris includes these proteins:
- a CDS encoding helix-turn-helix transcriptional regulator, protein MATRHLNQIELAARWNISPRTLERWRWAGEGPQFIKLGGRVVYRLEDVEAFEAEQIRQATPNVPRAMA, encoded by the coding sequence ATGGCGACAAGACACCTCAACCAGATCGAGCTTGCGGCTCGATGGAACATTTCACCGCGCACACTGGAGCGGTGGCGTTGGGCCGGTGAAGGCCCGCAATTTATCAAGCTTGGCGGGCGGGTCGTTTACCGGCTCGAGGATGTGGAGGCCTTCGAGGCCGAGCAGATACGCCAGGCGACACCGAACGTCCCCCGGGCGATG